The sequence CTACCGGGCAGCCATTAGACCCTGGACACCTTCTGCAAGGTTTCGAGACCTTCGAGCAGACCTTCGCACCCTACACCAGGTACTGTGCCGAGCAGAGCAGGTGCCAACAGTACTGCAGGGACCGGCTCAACGATAATCAGCTGTTCACGGTCTACCTGGTGGTAAGTGCCTCATCCTCACTTTGGCTAACCGAGTCTGGAAGTCCGCAGATTTAACACTAGATCTATCGGGAAGATTATTCaatcattttctaaaataaaaagtcTAAAATTCGCAAATTGATGAGAAAGGAAGAAGTTGCGAAAGGGCAGATTTCGTTCGAAGCGATCCATTTTGAGATGACGCGGTTGCTAAGCATGATCGGGAGGTCCATGGGCTTCCCCGATCAGTGAAGTAACTATCAGCGTCTGCGCGTTCCACTCCCAGCCTCGGCTCGCCAAAATATAGATCCAGGATATCCTCTAACCTGTACGCATTCGAACGCAAGTGGTGCGAGACACAGAAGGACTGCAACAGGCTGAAACTACTCGACATACTGGTGAAACCTATGCAGAGGCTGACCAAGTACTCGCTACTTCTCAAGGCCGTTCACAAGAACACGGAGAACGAGGAGCAACGGGCGGAATTGATACACATGGTGAGCCATTGGTGGGGAACCATGACGGGTTTAGGGACTTTTTCTCGAGCTCGATCATGCTACCCCTGGATAGTTGATCTAAATTTCGAACATTTGCTTCTTCACCAGATTTTTAACAACTTGGTGGGCTGTATTTAGAGCTTGATGATGCTATCTCTGGATAGTTGATCGAAATTTTGGAACATCGCTGCTGAAGGAATATTCGTACAggaaatattaaagaaaataattaatgatATTTGCTACTTCACCAGATTTCTAATAACTTCATGGTGGGCTGTATTTAGAGTTGCATCAAATGATTGAACACCGTGGTTATGATGATCGAAGTTCCTAAAAAGCAATGGAACATTCATGAATAGATAAACATTGAAGATATCCGACGACTCTCTTTCAGATCAAGTCCGTGGACGACTTCGTGGCGTCCGTGAACGCCGCCCTGAAGAGGAGCGAGGAAACAACCCGGTTGGCCAGCGCCGCATCTAGGATAGAGTGCTACGACGTAGTGGAGTCCCGCGACGAGGAATTGGACAAGCTGATCAAGGTCCACAGCACGTTCGACATCACGACAGTGCCGATACCCGGCTGCCCTAAAGACACGCTGAGGGTGCTTCTCCGCGAGGGTGACTTGAAGTTAAGAGACGCGGCGAGCAGCAAGGTGGGTCCTCGAGAGCGTTCAAAGTTTCCCAACGAACAATAAATCCGCAAACCACTGAACACCCTTCTCAATTCTACAGATGGAAGTGCATGTGTTGTTGCTGACCGACATGCTATTGATCTGCAAACCGTCGACCAAGAAGACCTCATCTAGTGGTTCTGCTGGGACGGTCGGTGGCGGTTTGAAGATCATAAGACAACCGTACGTGATCGATCGTATCCGGATCAACGAGTTGAAGGAGCCATCCAGCTTGGGTTTGATCTATTTGAACGAGTACGGTGCGGCTTCTGCTGCTCTGGTCCTCAGCGCTGGAGAATCAAAGTTAGCCAAGGTATTCCATCCCCTAACGACTTACCGGAGCACCTGTAACGGTGTTCACCTCATCACTATATTTTGCTTCAGTCCTGGATGGACTCCATAAGGAAGGCGCAGCAACAGTACGCTTTGATGAAGCTGCCGCCACTGTGTAACACGCTGAACCTGAGCTTGGCGGCGGTTAGACAGACTAGCACGTCCCTGGGTGACGTAGACTTCGATGGGGAGGAGTCCGAGCCTGTGTTGAAGACGCCCAGAGGCAGCAGCAGGACGTCACGCGTCAGCAGCCTTGCGCACAGTCACAGGTTTGAATTAAATCATTTGACTCGAACGCAGAAGCTTTGACTAATCTTGTGGAACGAATTCCAGTGGAAGCATAGAGATGGAGGGTGTCTCACCAGGAAGCAGCAGTTTCGTGGCCAGTTACAACCCGAGCCGGAACGTCAGCGTGGAAACCAGCGAGGCGCCCCGTGCGTCCAGCGTGTCCTCGGAAGAGGGCGGTGAGAGTTCCGGACACAATCACCGGCCGTTGCAGATCAGGTAAATAGGTGGAAGCTGAATAGTAGAGGAGGAATACACCTGGACCACGGATCTAACCGAGATTTTTCATCGTGATTCTAGTCCTAACAAATTTGATAACAAACGGTTTCTGCTGAGCAAGACACCGACGCCGAATACGCTCAGCGTCCAGGTACCCGCGTACTCTAGCCTAGGCCAATCGCTGCCTAATCTGACGTTGGCCACCTCACCGCAGACCTCGACAGTGTCCCCGACACCGCCGAGCTCGCTTCTGATCGTTCCCCAGATCACGAAGAGCAAGGACACCTTGCTTTCGCCTGGGCATCGAGGTAGCAATTATCCACGCGGGAATTTATCTTCCTCCGCTGTTACACTATCTAGAAGTTTCATCTGGCAATAAACACCGGCGATGAGAAAACGGCACTGTTGCATGCTTTTGATTAGATCGATCTGATGGATAGAGGACAGCGTCGGTTAACCCGGTACATCTGGGTCCGATCGCTGCACTCGATCTATCGATGAACATATATTTGTCTCATTGATTCCCTCTTTTCCCCGTGTCTACCTCGATCGAAATCCTTCTGAGACAGTTTAGAGGATAGTCGCGATGATAGACGATGCACGGCTTCATGTTGATATCGGGTGGATGTGATATGATCGGGGTATGTGCTCACGTGAAATGTACCATCAGGTATCTCGTATCCGCCGCCGTCGCCCCCGAGAGGGTCTCTCAGAAGAGCGTTCGCGATCCCGCAGTCGCGAAACCCGCCTCTCGTTAAAACGAGACACATAAGCACGTCCGTGACACAAACGATCCAGCCTACCATGAACCTGGACAGCGAAGCCATCGAGGAGAGGCGCAGAAGGCTG is a genomic window of Lasioglossum baleicum chromosome 14, iyLasBale1, whole genome shotgun sequence containing:
- the LOC143215962 gene encoding pleckstrin homology domain-containing family G member 5 isoform X3; the encoded protein is MRIFLVVSPPMGRVQVRSRSLTQLDALGSSMLDTEEHRLESGPAAQQQPHQLHHYQPQQQQQHHPQNVENNPRFLVPSAASVEGTHQNRTRHKLSRSQVSSSEYFSVSFDLPEDGSFDRDELLPALKGTCLAEALISSCERRGIDLSRIEVYDGFSSLPIQTTDTSSLGGKHLRIIVKDAEKSNSRAAGQRTGQSVTLRKTSSGSYRGRSGLGFFSVSTEDSSVDSEVSSSTTLTSGRSSAGAAGFKTSKQRWSGFFMNTKGNKLDLLTAQLDEYNKHGVPKLSDVQLPYELILNEDALYSLEEDWRDIVHNADQLSEKQQQQQTALWELAHTEAAYLKTLKVVTDLFMACLCSLQTSNILTEVDRTKLFSNIPEIYAANRYFCTEYVMMMVNASRSTGQPLDPGHLLQGFETFEQTFAPYTRYCAEQSRCQQYCRDRLNDNQLFTVYLVWCETQKDCNRLKLLDILVKPMQRLTKYSLLLKAVHKNTENEEQRAELIHMIKSVDDFVASVNAALKRSEETTRLASAASRIECYDVVESRDEELDKLIKVHSTFDITTVPIPGCPKDTLRVLLREGDLKLRDAASSKMEVHVLLLTDMLLICKPSTKKTSSSGSAGTVGGGLKIIRQPYVIDRIRINELKEPSSLGLIYLNEYGAASAALVLSAGESKLAKSWMDSIRKAQQQYALMKLPPLCNTLNLSLAAVRQTSTSLGDVDFDGEESEPVLKTPRGSSRTSRVSSLAHSHSGSIEMEGVSPGSSSFVASYNPSRNVSVETSEAPRASSVSSEEGGESSGHNHRPLQISPNKFDNKRFLLSKTPTPNTLSVQVPAYSSLGQSLPNLTLATSPQTSTVSPTPPSSLLIVPQITKSKDTLLSPGHRGISYPPPSPPRGSLRRAFAIPQSRNPPLVKTRHISTSVTQTIQPTMNLDSEAIEERRRRLEPSHRMPSTSSIAEEKVKYPNDQIYDPLKTR